A genome region from Camarhynchus parvulus chromosome 15, STF_HiC, whole genome shotgun sequence includes the following:
- the FICD gene encoding protein adenylyltransferase FICD: MSLVAMATDPELQWVSLWLRVRWAAVLVLLLSSLVMLLLPLDNQCQAVLKGLSLLRNRLGSSSGISRIMGQSTELSVTSRGLELLVLKGKASPEVKLEARAALNQALEMKRQGKREKAHKLFLYALKMDPDYVDALNEFGIFSEEEKDILQADYLYSKALTISPHNEKALSNRGRTLPLVEEIDQRYFSIIDSKVKKVMAIPKGNSALRRVMEESYYHHIYHTVAIEGNTLTLSEIRHIIETRYAVPGKSLAEQNEVLGMHAALKFVNTTLVSRIGSVTSRDILDIHRRVLGYADPVEAGRFRATQVFVGHHIPPHPQDVEKQMEEFVQWMNSEDASSLHPVEFAALAHYKLVYIHPFVDGNGRTSRLLMNLILMQAGYPPITIRKEQRAEYYHVLEVANEGDVRPFIRFVAKCAETTLDMLLIATTEYSVGLPEAGCKQTIPVKT, from the exons ATGAGCCTCGTGGCGATGGCGACCGATCCCGAGCTGCAgtgggtgtccctgtggctcCGTGTGCGCTGGGCGGccgtgctggtgctgctgctgagctccctggtgatgctgctgctgccgctggacaaccagtgccaggctgtgctcaagggcctgtccctgctgaggaaCAGGCTGGGCTCCTCCTCGGGAATCAGCAGGATCAtgggacagagcacagagctgagcgTCACCTCccgggggctggagctgctggtgctcaaGGGAAAAGCATCCCCAG AGGTGAAGCTggaagccagagcagctctgaatcAAGCCCTGGAGATGAAGCGCCAAGGGAAGCGGGAGAAGGCTCACAAACTCTTCTTGTACGCCCTCAAAATGGACCCGGATTACGTGGATGCCCTGAACGAGTTTGGGATCTTttcagaggaggagaaggacatCCTGCAGGCCGACTACCTGTACTCCAAAGCTCTGACCATCTCCCCCCACAACGAGAAGGCTCTGAGCAACCGCGGCCGGACGCTGCCCTTGGTGGAGGAGATCGACCAGAGGTATTTCAGCATCATTGACAGCAAGGTCAAGAAGGTGATGGCCATTCCCAAAGGGAATTCTGCCCTGCGCAGGGTGATGGAGGAATCCTACTACCACCACATCTACCACACGGTGGCCATCGAGGGGAACACGCTGACGCTCTCTGAGATCCGGCACATCATCGAGACCAG GTACGCCGTTCCCGGGAAGAGCCTGGCGGAGCAGAACGAGGTGCTGGGCATGCACGCGGCCCTCAAGTTCGTCAACACCACGCTGGTGTCGCGCATCGGCTCCGTCACCAGCAGGGACATCCTGGACATCCACCGGCGCGTGCTGGGCTACGCCGACCCCGTGGAGGCCGGGCGCTTCCGAGCCACGCAGGTCTTCGTGGGCCACCACATCCCGCCGCACCCGCAGGACGTGGAGAAGCAGATGGAGGAGTTCGTGCAGTGGATGAACTCGGAGGATGCCAGCAGCCTGCACCCCGTGGAGTTCGCGGCGCTGGCGCACTACAAGCTGGTTTACATCCACCCCTTCGTGGACGGCAACGGCCGCACCTCGCGGCTGCTGATGAACCTGATCCTGATGCAGGCGGGGTACCCGCCCATCACCATCCGCAAGGAGCAGAGGGCTGAGTATTACCACGTGCTGGAGGTGGCCAACGAGGGCGACGTGCGGCCCTTCATCCGCTTCGTCGCCAAGTGCGCCGAGACCACGCTGGACATGCTGCTCATCGCCACCACCGAGTACTCCGTGGGCCTGCCCGAGGCCGGCTGCAAACAAACCATCCCCGTCAAGACTTGA